DNA sequence from the Brachybacterium avium genome:
ATCAGCCCCATGTCGTGCTCGGCCAGCACCCGTTCGCAGCCGGAGAGGAACTTGGAGAAGAAGGCGTCGGTGGCCAGCACCTCGGGGTCCCGGGCCATGACCAGACCGATCGCGCCGGTGCGGGCGGTGGCCAGGGCCCTCGCGCGATGGCTGGCGGTCCAGTTCAGCTCCGCGGCTGCGGAGAAGATGCGCTGGCGCGTCTCCTCGGAGACCGGGCGCTTGCCGGAATAGGCCAGGGAGACGGTGCCCTTGGAGACGCCGGCGTGGCGGGCGACGTCGCCGATCGTGACCTTGCTGGGGGCGCTCACCGAGTGACTCCTCCTCGAATGCTGGTCATGGTCCGCGCGGGCTGTCGAGGCCGCGCGCAAACCGGTTTGACAACTCACTATCAAACCGGTTTGTTCTCGGGGTGTCAACAGGTCTGGTGAGCTTCCGGGTCTCGGATGCGCACCGATCCTCGCTGTGGAGGCCGCCCGCAGGGCCCTGTGGGGCGACGATGTGCGGTCATCGAAGGGCTCCGCGTGCTTCCCGTCGACTCCACGCCGCCCGTCGTGCACGGCGTGCGTATCGAGGACTGTCGGTGGGGCTGGCCGACCAGCCCGCAGTCTCCGCTCCTGCGCTGCCGTCGCCGAAGCCTGTCAAGAGGCTTGACAGGGTCGATAGGCTCGTGGTCTTCGTCCCTCAGCTTCGAGCCTTGACGCCCCGCGTACACCCGTGAGGTCTGAGCCGGAAAACCGGCCCTATCCTGGGTATATGCACAACTCTATCTCTGCGCCCACAGCGCCTTCGGGCGGTTTCGCTGCGACGCTCCTGCGCCGCCCGGCCCCGGGTGCGGTGCTGCCTCTCTTGCTGGCCGCGGTGCTCAGCGCGCTGCTGCTGTACGTGGCCGCAGTGATCCTCCTCGACGTGCCGATCTCCTCGGTGCTGACCGTGATCGGCCTGGCCGCGGCGCTGCTGCTGTGGAGACTCCCGCGGGGAGGGCTGCTGATCGCGGATGCCGTGGTGCTCTCGCTCGTCGGCCTCGTGCTCTACCTCGCCGGGCTCGATCTGATCACCTTCTGCCTGGCGGGGATCGTCGGGGCGCTCGCGCTGCGGCGGTACACGCGCGGCTGGCTCTACCTCGCTACCGGTGCGGTGGCGCTGGCCTCGGGCTCGTCGAGCATCACCATGGCCCTGAACGAAGGGCTCGTGCCGAGGCTGTTCACCGAGGCGGTGCCGTGGATAAACCTGCACCTGCCGGTGCTGGTGCTGGGCCTGGTCATGACGGGGATCGCGCTCGTCTTCCTGGCGGTGGGCACCTGGAAGCTCGCGCTGCACCTCGACGTGCTCGCCCTCGCCCTGCTCGTCGCCGCGGCGGCGCATCTCGCGGCCGGTGTGCTGGGGTTCGTGTCGATGAACCTGCCGATGATGCTCGCCGAGCTGTTCCCGAACGTGTACTCGTTCGACGAGGACTCGCTGGCGATGACGAGCTCCATGATCGCGATGCTGCAGATGAACTCCAAGGCCGTCCTCATGGGCGCGCTCATCCCGCTCGCGGCCGTGGTCGCGGCGATCGTGCGACTGGCCCGTCAGCCCAGGATCTCGCTTCGTGGGGCTCCCCTGGAGCCGACGTCGATGCTCGTGGCGGGACTGACCGCGGTGACGCTGGCAGTCCCCGGCCTTCTCCTCCTGGTGCTGTCGCGGATCGGCGATGACAACCCGGGGCAGATCATCCTCCCGTTCGTGATCGACGGAGCGGGCCTGGCGCTGTGGATCGTCGCCGTGATCGCCTGGTGGCGGCACACCGAGGTGGTGCGCGACCAGTACGCGCCCGGCGGCGACATGACGAGCACGGACCTCGCGGTCACGCTGCTCCTCGCCGCCGCTCCCGGACTGCTGGCGGTGCTCGGCATCGCGCTGGAGTTCATTCCGTGAGCCGATGAGCCGGCGGGAGCATCACGGCGGTGCGGCATCCAGGGCGCGAGATGAGCAGCCGGTGCGGATCGCGCTGCCGACGGTGACACGGATGCCACGGGGGTCCGTCTCGAGCAGTGCGCTCAGGAGACGCCCACCGTGCGGAACCCGGCATTGCCCATCGAGGAGTCCGGCGTGTTCTGGGAGCGCGCGGAGCAGCGGTAGCGATTGCAGTACGAGGCGTGGCACAGATAGCTTCCGCCGCGCATCACCCTGCCGCGTCCGCTCGCGGGACCGCGGGGGTCCTCACGGGGCGAGGCCCGGTAGTAGTTCGGGGAGAACCAGTCCGCACACCACTCCCACACGTTGCCGACGGCCTGCCAGAGGCCAAAGCCGTTGGGCTGGAACCAGCGTGCCGGGGCCGTGGTCGCGAACCCGTCCTCGACCGTGTTGGAGCTCGGGAAGGTCCCCTGCCAGATGTTGGCGCGCCAGCCCCCGTGGTCGACCTCCTCGTCACCCCAGGGGTACCTCGCCCGGTCGAGCCCGCCGCGCGCCGCGTACTCCCATTCCGCTTCGGTCGGGAGTCGGCGTCCCGCCCAGTCGCAGTAGGCGACGGCGTCGTGCCAGCTGACGTGCGTGACCGGGTGGTCTCCGAGGTCGTCGAGGCTCGAGTCGCGCCCGCCGGGGTGGCGCCAGTCCGCGCCGCGCACCCCGATCCACCAGGGCGTGCGCGCGGCGGGCCCCTCGAGATCCTGCGGGGGTGCGGAGACCGCTACGTGGAACACGGCGGAGACGCCGAAGCGCTCCGCCTCGGTGACGTACCCGGTAGCCGCCGTGAAGCGGGCGAAGTCGTCGTTGGTCACGGTGGTGGCATCCATCGTGAAGGCGTCGAGCGCGACCTCGTGCAGCGGGACCTCGCCGTCGATCGGATGGCGATCCCCGGAGGAATCCCCCATCACGAAGACGCCGGCGGGGATCGGGGCCTGGGGAACGAGGTGCTCGCCGGTGCCCGATGACCCCGCATGGTGCAGTGCCGCGGGCGCAAGCGCAGGCTCGGGCGCAGGGGCGACGGTGCGGGAGCTGTCCCGCCCCGGCGGATGGCAGCCGCATCCGGCCGGCTCCTGCGGTGGTCCGAGCCCCGAGGCGGAGTCCGGGCTCTCCTGGCGATTGGTCATAAGGGCTCCTCGCTCGCCCCGGGCGCGGGGATCGGCTCTGCGAGGGCTGCCACGGCGCGTGCCGCGGCGGCCACGATCTCCTCGGCCCGGGCGTCATCGCGGTCCACCAGCCAGCCGAGGGTCAGGCCGTCGGTGAGGGAGACCAGGAGCTTCGCGGCCGTGGGCAGCGGTACCGTCCAGCAGTGGCCGGTGTGCTCCGCGGCCAGCTGCAGCGAGGCGGCCGCGATGCGGGTGTACTGCGCGTACAGCTCTCGGGCGAGCGGGGGCCGGGCGCGCAGGGCGTACTGCGTCAGCTCGAGCATCGCCTGCTCGTGGAGGGGATCGGCCCGCAGGTGGTCCAGGTAGCCCCTCAGGCCCTCTGTGAGCAGCTCGACCAGCGATTTCCCGGTGAGGACGGCGGGCAGCACGGCCTTCTCCTCGTTCGCCAGCACCTCGGTGATGAGCAGGTCGATCAGCTCGTCCCGGGACTCGAAGGCGTAGTGGAAGCTCGCCAGCGACATCCCGGCCTCCGCGACGATCGCACGGGTCGATGCCGCGCCCAGCCCCTGCGAGGCCACGACCCGGAACGCGGCGGCGATCAGCGCGCGGCGGCGCTCTTCGACCGGGGTCCGGGCCATGGGTCATCCTCCTGGGCCATCCGTGGATCGTGTCCGTCGCCGCTGGTGGATCCGGGGATCTGCGGGCGGCGCGAGGCTTGCGCTTCGGGTATGTGACCTCCTACACTACCGGAACTGGGACGAGTGTCCCACTGTGTGAGCATTCGCTGCGGACGTCGCTGTCCGCATACAGGAGACGATGATGTCCGACCGCAGCCACAGCAGTTCCGACACCGCCTCGATCGGGCGGATGCTGCCCCCCTCGTTCGTCGTCGGCACCGCGACCGCGTCGGCGCAGATCGAGGGCGCGACCCGTGCCGGGCGCCGCACCGCCAGCGTGTGGGACCGCTTCAGTGCGGAACCCGGCCGCATCCAGGACGGCACCACGACTGCGGTCACTGCCGATCACTATCACCGGTACCGCGAGGACGTCGCCCTGATGGCCGAGCTCGGCGCCGACGCGTACCGCTTCTCCCTGGGCTGGACGCGACTGCAGCCGGAGGGGCGCGGGCCGCTGGACCCCGGCGGCGTCGCGTTCTACGACCGGCTCCTGGACGAGCTGCACGAGGCGGGCATCTCCCCGTTCGTCACGCTGACCCACTGGGATCTGCCGGCGGAGTACGAGCAGGGCTGGCTCGACCGTGACACCGCGGCCCGGCTCGGGGAGCTCGCCGCGCTGGTGGGGGAGCGCTTCGCCGACCGGGTGGACCACTGGATCACCCTGAACGAGCCGGCAACCGTGACCCTGAACGGCTACGCCCTGGGCCTGCACGCCCCCGGCAGGGAGCTGACCTTCGACGCCCTCCCGGCGGTGCACCATCAGCTGCTCGGCCACGGCCTCGCGGTACAGGCGCTCCGCGCCGCGGGCGCGGACTCCGTCGGCATCACCAACGTCCACTCGCCCGTCCAGCCCGCCGGGGACGGGGAGGAGGACGCCCTCATGGCCGCCCTCTTCGACATCGTGCACAACCGGGTCTTCGCCGATCCGGTCCTGCTCGGGCACTACCCCGAGGTCCCGTCGGAGCTCGAGGAGCTGTTCGGGGCGTTCGCCGGCGTGCCGCAGGAGGATCTGGCGACCATCGCCCAGCCGCTGGACTTCTACGGCCTGAACTACTACATGCCCACCAAGGTCGCCGCCGGCGCCGGGACCGGCCACAGCCCCGACGGCACGAGCGAGGCGATGGCCGGGCTGCCATTCCGCCTCGAACCCTTCGAGGAGTACCCCACCACCGGGTTCGGCTGGCCGATCGCGCCGGAGTACTTCGGCGCCGCGCTCAGCGAGATGCAGCAGCGGTACGGGGACGTGCTGCCGCCGGTGTACATCACCGAGAACGGCGCCAGCTTCGCCGAACAACCCGACGAGAGCGGCCGGGTCCAGGACACCGACCGCATCGACTACCTCGCAGGCCACCTCAGCACTGCCCTGGCGGCCGTCGCCCCCGGCGGCGAGGCCGAGGGGATCGACCTGCGCGGCTACTTCGTGTGGTCACTGATGGACAACTGGGAATGGGCGGCGGGCTTCACCCAGCGCTTCGGGATCGTGCACGTCGACTTCGAAACCGGCTCCCGCACCCCGAAGGCGTCCTTCCAGTGGCTGCACGACGTGATGCGCGCTCGCCGGATGGCCTGAGCATGGACATCGCGGCAGGGGCCCCGCCGCAGCCGGCAGCGCGGCTGGCCCCGGTGAGCGGGGCCTGGCTGGTGCTGTTCGCCCTGGCCTGGTTCGGGTTCTGGCTGCTGGTGATGCTGCCGGGACAGTTCATGGTGGTGCACCTGGCCAGCGCCATCGACCCCGCCGAGAAGGTCGCCGTCGGCTCGTTCCTGATCGCCGAGATGGCCGCGATCATGGTGGTCGGGGTGCCGGTGATCGGCTGGCTCTGCGACCGCACCCGCAACCGGTTCGGCCGCCGACGCACCTGGGCCCTGGCCGGCACCGTCGTCGCCACCGCCGCCTTCGCCGGGGTCGGGTTCCAGACCTCGCTGCGAGGAGCGGCGGTGCTGCTGGGCGTCGTGGCGCTCGGCCAGGCTTCGGTGCTCGTCTCCCTCTCGGCGATCATCGCCGACCGGGTCCCGCCCGCACAGCGCGGCCGGGCCTCCGCCGCGATGGGCCTGCCGCAGGTGATCGCGCTCGCCGCCGGGATGATCATCGTCACCGAGCTGGTGACCGGGATCCGCGCGAGCTGGGCGGTGATCGCCGGGCTCGCCCTGCTCGCACCGCTGCCGTTCCTGCTGATATTCGAGGAACAGGCACCTTCCGAGGGCGTCCGTCGCCCGCGCATATGGCGCTGGAGGCCGGAGGCGCTGCGCGGCTACCGCGATCTGGGCTGGGCGGGGCTCTCCCGGGTGCTGGTGAACGCCGGCAACCTGGTGGGCACCACCTACCTGCTGTTCTTCCTCGCCGACGTGCTGCACCTGCCCCACCCTGAGAGCGGCCTGCTCGTGCTCACCCTCACCTACCTCGGCGCCAGCGCGACCGCCTCCTGGCTGGGTGGGGTGCTGACCGACCGGTGGCGCGCACGAAAAGTGCTGGTCGCGATCAGCGCAGGCCTGCAAGCCGTCGCCGCGCTCACGCTCGCGCTGGTCCCGACCTGGCCGAGCAGCCTTATCGCCGCGGTGCTGCTGGGCCTGGGATACGGACTGTTCCTCTCCGTCGACCAGGCGCTGCTGACGGATCTGCTGCCCGACCCCGCGACCCGGGCCCGGGACCTGGGCATCGTGAACTCGGCCCAGCACCTGCCCATCGCGCCGCTGGTGGGATGGGTGGTCCTGACCGTGGCCGGCTACGCCGAGCTGTACATCGCCGCAGCGACGATCATCGCGCTGGGCGGCATCGCCGTGTTCCGCATCCGTTCGGTGCGGTGAAGGGAGAACTGATGAAGGCCATCATGGTCATGTTCGACACGCTGAACCGCAGGTTCCTGCCCCCGTACGGGGCGACCGGTGTGCACGCCCCGAACTTCACCCGCCTCGCGCAGCGCTCCGTCCAGTTCGACAACTGCTATGGCGGGTCCATGCCGTGCATGCCCGCCCGACGGGAACTGCACACCGGAAGGTATAACTTCCTGCACCGCGGCTGGGGTCCGCTGGAACCGTTCGACGACTCGGTGCCGCAGATGCTCGGCGACGCCGGCATCTACACCCACCTGGTCACCGATCACCAGCACTACTGGCTGGACGGCGGAGCGACCTACCATCCGCGCTTCCGCACCTTCGAGCTGTTCCGCGGCCAGGAGGGCGATGAGTGGAAGGGCCGCGTCGCCGATCCGGACCTCACCAACGTCTCGCCGTATGCGAGCAACCGGGATCTGCGCCGCCAGGACGTGATCAACCGGGAGTACATGGCCACCGAGGCCGAGCACCCGCAGACCAGGACCTTCGACGCCGGCCTGGAATTCATCGAGACCAACCTCGACAGCGATGACTGGTTCGTGCAGATCGAGACCTTCGACCCCCATGAGCCGTTCTTCAGCTACGAGCAGTACCACCAGCTCTACCCCGAGTCTGGAGAGGCCGGCGGCCGCGATTTCGACTGGCCCGACTACAAGGAGGTCACCGAGACCCCCGAGGAGCTCGCCCACCTGCGCCGCCGCTATTCCGCCCTACTCTCGATGTGCGACCAGTCGCTGGGCCGGGTGCTGGATGCGATGGACACCCATGATCTGTGGGAGGACACGATGCTGATCGTGTGCACCGACCACGGCCTGCTGCTGGGCGAGCACGACTGGCTGGGCAAGAACGTCCCACCGTTCTACGACGAGACGATCCACCTGCCCCTGTTCGTGTGGGATCCGCGCTCCCGCGTCGCGGATGCGCGCCGTGACCACGTGGTCCAGATGATCGACATCGGCCCCACGCTGCTGGACCTGTTCGACGTGCCGGCCACCCCCGACATGCAGGGCGAGAGCCTCGCCTCCGTGATCACCGACGGCCCACCGATGCGGGAGGCAGCGATGTTCGGGATCCACGGAGGCCACGCCAACGTCACCGACGGGCGCTATGTCTACATGCGCGCCTGCGTCACCCCCGACAACCAGCCGCTGAACGAATACACGTTGATGCCGACCAACATGCGCGGCCGGTTCCCGACCGACCTCCTCCAGCAGGCCGAGCTGGTCCCGCCGCTGAGCTTCACCAAGGGGGTGCCCGTCATGAGGGTGCCGGCGCTGGCGCCGACCAACCCCGCGGCATTCGGGAGCCTGCTGTTCGACCTGGAGACCGACCCGCGCCAGGAGAACCCGCTGACGGATCAGGCGCTCGAGCTGCGGATGGCGCGCCTGCTCGTGGACGCCATGCGCGCCAACGACGCCCCGCTCGAGCAGTACGAACGGCTCGGACTGCCCGCGACCGGTGAGGTGGCCACGGATCACCTGGTCCTGGAAGCGCAGGATCTGCCGAGCGACGCCCCGGTGCTGGACCGGGACGCGCTGCAGCACTCGATCGTCGCCACCCGCACCGTGCGCGAGCTGCTCGCGGACCCCAACACCCGCGCCGTGCTGCGCGCCGTGCTCGGCGAGATCGTCGACGGGCCGCTGCCGCCCGAGGCGCTGGAGATGACGCTGCTGGACATCGCGACGGTGACCGTCGGGATGATCCCGCCGGAAGCCGTGCACGCGATCGCCGAGCAGCTGGACGGGCCTGCCGCATCGGTCGATGCCGACGGGCCCTGAGCGCCTCAGGTCAGCAGCCTCACTGGTCTGACAGGGAGAAGCGGTTCGTCATCCGGTTGCTCGCGGTGAACAGCACAGAGCCCAGCAGAGCATCGGTCGCCTCCCGGATCTGCTCAGCGATCCGAGTGTTCGCCGCGGCCAGCAGCTCCGGGACGTCCTTGGCGGAGCCGGCCCCGGTCGCCGCCGCGTCAGCGGCGTGCACGGCGGCGCGGCCGAGAGCGAGGGTGCTCAGCTGATAGCTCTCGATGAGCGGGATGGTCTCTGCAAAGTGCGCATCGGCCAGCGCCGCGATCATCCGCGAGGCCCAGTAGAAGCTGTCGGTGCTGACCGTCCCGGTGGTGGTCGCGAGATACGCGGGGGCCTCCTCGACGTTCGTGAACATCGGGATCAGCGTATTGAACGGGTTCGAGGCATAGGAGATCCACTGCAGGGCCCGGGAGGGCTCGGGATTGTCCGGCCGGATCTGCAGGATCGCCAGCGCGTTGTGGCGGTTGATGCCGATCGGGCGGAAGGCGCGGCGCTCCGCCTCGGTGCCGTGGGACGAGTACGGATCGAACACGGTGCCCTGGTAATGGGAGCTGAGCACGTCCTTGACGTCCTCGATCGTGAGCCTCCGCTCGGGGCGCCGGCTCCACGGGAGGTCATCGGAGTCCGGGCTCGCACCGGGGCGGCCGCTGTCCCAGTCCTCGCCGTGGGGGTTCAGGGTGCGCTGCATGAACCAGGCGCGGGGCGTGTTGTAGACGTGATCGTGCGCGGAGTGGGAGCCGAAGGCCTCGCGAGGATTGAACACCGCGGCGTCTGCTGCGGGGCTGCCCGGCAGAGTGAGATCCAGGTGATGCTCGCGCACGAACTCTCGCAGATCGGGGCTCGCGAGATGGTCGCGTCCGGGGCCCTCGGCGTCGTCGAGATCGAAGGAATCGATGCCCAGCTGGTTCGGCATCGTCACGTAGTGATCCTCCGGCACGCGTCGCGCGATCCAGTGATGCCCGCCCACGGTCTCCAGCCACCAGATGTCCTGCTCGTCGCTGAAGGCGATCCCGTTCATCTCATAGGTGCCGTGCTCGGCCAGCAGCGCACCGAGGCGCTCCACGCCCTCGCGGGCGCTGCGGATATAGGGGAGGACCAGGGTCACGAAGTCCTCCTCACCGAACCCGCCGGGCTGCTCCGGCCGGTGCTCGCTCGTGCCGGGCTCGCCGACGGCGGGGACAAGCTCGACCAGAGGATCCGCGCCGAGCACGCGGGGGTTGGAGGTGATGGTCTCGGTGGCGCTCATCGCGACGTTCGCCGCGTTGATCCCGGCGCAGGCCCAGATCCCCTCATCCGGCAGGGCATTCGGGATAGCGGTGTACCGCAGCGGATCGCCCGGCAGCTGGATCGTGCGTCGACCGATCACGCTGGTGTAGGTGCGCGGCTGGTCCGCCGGGCGCACCACCACGACCCGCTTGGGGTCGAACGTGCCGTTCGAGGAATCCTCGGTGCGGGCGACCAGGGGCGAGCCGTCGGCGCTGGCATCGCGGCCGACGAGGAGGGTGGTGCAGGGCATGGGGCGATCTCCTGAGACAAAACGGGGTCGGGCCTTCAGAGCGGGGACCAGGACAGGGCCCACGGTAGACCTCGTGACGGGATCGGTCGCGGTGCGTGAGATCCGGCCAGCACTCCGCATGGATCGTGCGCCGCCGAGCGGGATGACGTCCCGAACTCTCGCGCATCACAGGCCCCGATTTGGTCACGCCGTTCTGCCATGCGTGACGTTGCAGAGTCGCGCGAGGGGTGATGAGCATGCATGATGCACCTCCTTCAAACCAACGAACACTTGCAACCGATTCACCTATCGGTGCTGCAACCCCGTGACCGCGACTATTGCGGGTAGCGGTCCGGCAGACTGTGTGCATGTCCAATAACTATGTCGACGAGGGCGCAGAGGCGGCCACCAGAGCGTCCCGGCCTGCCCCAGAACTCAAAATCGCGGCCGAAGGCGGCGAGGTCATCGCTCACATGCTCGGAGACGGTCGGTCCGTCATCAACCCGGCAACGACGATCTGGACCGCGGCGTCGTCGGAAGAGCTTCGGGCCAGAATCGGGGACAACCTGAACATCGGGACAGCCGAAAGCCAATGGGACAAACTCGATCAGCAACTCCAGGGCGCCTCCCAGGAGGTGATCCTCCTTGCGGCCGAACTGGCGTTCCTGCGCGAACATGCCCTGCGGTCGGCTCGGCCTGAGACCCGCCGTGCTCATGTCGAAAGGGTGCTGGCACACCTACAACACCCGGTAGCTATTCCAGAGCCGATGTCGACCTGGCTGGCCCGCCCCGTCGGGACGGGGCTGCCGCACGATCAGGTGACAGTTGGGGTGTCAGGCCGCGAGGCTCACGACCGGGTTCATGATGGTCTCGTATTCGATGGGGGTCAATCGGCCCAGGCGGGCCTGCCGGCGACGTCGGTGGTAGCTCCTCTCTATCCAGGTGATGATCGCGATCCGGAGCTCCTCTCGGGTCCGCCACCGCTTGCGGTCCAGGACGTTCTTCTGCAGTAACGAGAAGAACGATTCCATTGCGGCGTTATCCCCGGCGGCACCGACCTGGCCCATCGACCCGATCAGGTGATGACGGTTCAGGGCATGCACGAATTTCCGGGACCTGAACTGCGATCCTCGGTCCGAATGCACGATGCAACCGGCGGCGTCGCGACGTCTGGATATCGCGTTGTCCAGGGCATTCACCGCGAGCCGGGCCTTCATTCGGTCGCTGATCGAGTAGCCGACGATGCGGCCGGAGAACACGTCCTTGATGGCGCAGAGGTAGAGCTTGCCCTCATCGGTCCAGTGCTCAGTGATATCGGTCAGCCAGAGTTCGTTGACGTCGTCTGCGGAGAAGTCTCGCTTGACGAGGTCGTCGTGCACGGGCGGTCCGGGGCGTTTCCCGTTCTTGCCGCGCTTCTTCCCGAACACGGACCACCACTGGTTGTCCCGGCAGATCCTCCACGCCGTGCGTTCACACATCTCCTCGCCGGCTTCGGCGGCTTCGTCGACGAGGAGCCGGTAGCCGTACTCGGGGTCGTCGAGGTGGGCGTCCAGCAGGGCGTTGGCTCGGTAGGCCTCGATCAGCTCGGCGTTGGTGACCTGTTGTTGCCGCCAGCGGTAGTAGGGCTGACGGGAGAGCTTCAGGACCCGCAGGGACACCGCGACGGGGATGCCGTCAGCGGCGAGCTCGCTCACGAGCGGGTAGAACCTTTTCCCGGCAGGTTCGCCT
Encoded proteins:
- a CDS encoding IS3 family transposase (programmed frameshift), with product MPAPYPQEFREDVVRVARSREDGVTIAQIAKDFGVHEMTLHKWIRQADIDDGNRPGKTREDSTELRDARKRIRLLEQENEVLRRAAAYLSQANLPKRFYPLVSELAADGIPVAVSLRVLKLSRQPYYRWRQQQVTNAELIEAYRANALLDAHLDDPEYGYRLLVDEAAEAGEEMCERTAWRICRDNQWWSVFGKKRGKNGKRPGPPVHDDLVKRDFSADDVNELWLTDITEHWTDEGKLYLCAIKDVFSGRIVGYSISDRMKARLAVNALDNAISRRRDAAGCIVHSDRGSQFRSRKFVHALNRHHLIGSMGQVGAAGDNAAMESFFSLLQKNVLDRKRWRTREELRIAIITWIERSYHRRRRQARLGRLTPIEYETIMNPVVSLAA
- a CDS encoding sulfatase, whose protein sequence is MKAIMVMFDTLNRRFLPPYGATGVHAPNFTRLAQRSVQFDNCYGGSMPCMPARRELHTGRYNFLHRGWGPLEPFDDSVPQMLGDAGIYTHLVTDHQHYWLDGGATYHPRFRTFELFRGQEGDEWKGRVADPDLTNVSPYASNRDLRRQDVINREYMATEAEHPQTRTFDAGLEFIETNLDSDDWFVQIETFDPHEPFFSYEQYHQLYPESGEAGGRDFDWPDYKEVTETPEELAHLRRRYSALLSMCDQSLGRVLDAMDTHDLWEDTMLIVCTDHGLLLGEHDWLGKNVPPFYDETIHLPLFVWDPRSRVADARRDHVVQMIDIGPTLLDLFDVPATPDMQGESLASVITDGPPMREAAMFGIHGGHANVTDGRYVYMRACVTPDNQPLNEYTLMPTNMRGRFPTDLLQQAELVPPLSFTKGVPVMRVPALAPTNPAAFGSLLFDLETDPRQENPLTDQALELRMARLLVDAMRANDAPLEQYERLGLPATGEVATDHLVLEAQDLPSDAPVLDRDALQHSIVATRTVRELLADPNTRAVLRAVLGEIVDGPLPPEALEMTLLDIATVTVGMIPPEAVHAIAEQLDGPAASVDADGP
- a CDS encoding GH1 family beta-glucosidase; translation: MMSDRSHSSSDTASIGRMLPPSFVVGTATASAQIEGATRAGRRTASVWDRFSAEPGRIQDGTTTAVTADHYHRYREDVALMAELGADAYRFSLGWTRLQPEGRGPLDPGGVAFYDRLLDELHEAGISPFVTLTHWDLPAEYEQGWLDRDTAARLGELAALVGERFADRVDHWITLNEPATVTLNGYALGLHAPGRELTFDALPAVHHQLLGHGLAVQALRAAGADSVGITNVHSPVQPAGDGEEDALMAALFDIVHNRVFADPVLLGHYPEVPSELEELFGAFAGVPQEDLATIAQPLDFYGLNYYMPTKVAAGAGTGHSPDGTSEAMAGLPFRLEPFEEYPTTGFGWPIAPEYFGAALSEMQQRYGDVLPPVYITENGASFAEQPDESGRVQDTDRIDYLAGHLSTALAAVAPGGEAEGIDLRGYFVWSLMDNWEWAAGFTQRFGIVHVDFETGSRTPKASFQWLHDVMRARRMA
- a CDS encoding TetR/AcrR family transcriptional regulator, with the translated sequence MARTPVEERRRALIAAAFRVVASQGLGAASTRAIVAEAGMSLASFHYAFESRDELIDLLITEVLANEEKAVLPAVLTGKSLVELLTEGLRGYLDHLRADPLHEQAMLELTQYALRARPPLARELYAQYTRIAAASLQLAAEHTGHCWTVPLPTAAKLLVSLTDGLTLGWLVDRDDARAEEIVAAAARAVAALAEPIPAPGASEEPL
- a CDS encoding C69 family dipeptidase, translated to MPCTTLLVGRDASADGSPLVARTEDSSNGTFDPKRVVVVRPADQPRTYTSVIGRRTIQLPGDPLRYTAIPNALPDEGIWACAGINAANVAMSATETITSNPRVLGADPLVELVPAVGEPGTSEHRPEQPGGFGEEDFVTLVLPYIRSAREGVERLGALLAEHGTYEMNGIAFSDEQDIWWLETVGGHHWIARRVPEDHYVTMPNQLGIDSFDLDDAEGPGRDHLASPDLREFVREHHLDLTLPGSPAADAAVFNPREAFGSHSAHDHVYNTPRAWFMQRTLNPHGEDWDSGRPGASPDSDDLPWSRRPERRLTIEDVKDVLSSHYQGTVFDPYSSHGTEAERRAFRPIGINRHNALAILQIRPDNPEPSRALQWISYASNPFNTLIPMFTNVEEAPAYLATTTGTVSTDSFYWASRMIAALADAHFAETIPLIESYQLSTLALGRAAVHAADAAATGAGSAKDVPELLAAANTRIAEQIREATDALLGSVLFTASNRMTNRFSLSDQ
- a CDS encoding formylglycine-generating enzyme family protein; protein product: MTNRQESPDSASGLGPPQEPAGCGCHPPGRDSSRTVAPAPEPALAPAALHHAGSSGTGEHLVPQAPIPAGVFVMGDSSGDRHPIDGEVPLHEVALDAFTMDATTVTNDDFARFTAATGYVTEAERFGVSAVFHVAVSAPPQDLEGPAARTPWWIGVRGADWRHPGGRDSSLDDLGDHPVTHVSWHDAVAYCDWAGRRLPTEAEWEYAARGGLDRARYPWGDEEVDHGGWRANIWQGTFPSSNTVEDGFATTAPARWFQPNGFGLWQAVGNVWEWCADWFSPNYYRASPREDPRGPASGRGRVMRGGSYLCHASYCNRYRCSARSQNTPDSSMGNAGFRTVGVS
- a CDS encoding MFS transporter translates to MDIAAGAPPQPAARLAPVSGAWLVLFALAWFGFWLLVMLPGQFMVVHLASAIDPAEKVAVGSFLIAEMAAIMVVGVPVIGWLCDRTRNRFGRRRTWALAGTVVATAAFAGVGFQTSLRGAAVLLGVVALGQASVLVSLSAIIADRVPPAQRGRASAAMGLPQVIALAAGMIIVTELVTGIRASWAVIAGLALLAPLPFLLIFEEQAPSEGVRRPRIWRWRPEALRGYRDLGWAGLSRVLVNAGNLVGTTYLLFFLADVLHLPHPESGLLVLTLTYLGASATASWLGGVLTDRWRARKVLVAISAGLQAVAALTLALVPTWPSSLIAAVLLGLGYGLFLSVDQALLTDLLPDPATRARDLGIVNSAQHLPIAPLVGWVVLTVAGYAELYIAAATIIALGGIAVFRIRSVR